DNA from Quercus lobata isolate SW786 chromosome 1, ValleyOak3.0 Primary Assembly, whole genome shotgun sequence:
TCGAATTGTAGCCCGTTGTCTGATATTAGTGAGTTCGGTAccccaaaccttgtaactatgtttttccacacaaactttttcacgtcgATATCCCGAATGTTGGCTAATGCCTCGGCTTCCGCCCACTTCGTGAAGTAATCCACAGCCACTAATACAAAACGACGGTTACCTGTTGCTCGGGGAAACGTGCTGAGGATGTCTAGTCCCCATTGTGTGAATGGCCATGGGCTGCTGACGGGGTTTAGACGTCCTGTCGGCTGGTGGATCAGAGGGGCGTGCTTTTGGCATTGTTCACCTCCTGACATATTCcgcggcatccttctgcatctgtggccaccaaaacccctgggtCATGGTCCTGTGCGCTAGAGATCGTCCTCCGACATGGCCACCACATACCCCAtcatgcagctcggtcagaAGTTCGTTAACTTTCTCAGGATGTAGACATAAAAGGTAAGGGCCTACAAAAGACCTCCGGTACAACTTGCGATCTGCCGACAGACAGTACCGGGAAGGCACCCGACGAATCTTTTTGGCTTCCTTTTCATCGTCCGGAACTTTATCCTCGGCTATAAAGTCTATGATCGGGTTCATCCAACACGAATTTGCCATCGACACCATGGCAACTTCAACCCCAGCCAGCTTGTCATCACTTTTCACCTCTatgcttggctcccttataagCTCTATCTTGACCAGCCGAGGTATATTTTCGGTTGAGGATGAGGCCAACGTGGCCAATGAGTCGGCATGTCTGTTCTGTGCCCGACCTACCTGGGCTACCTTTACTGTCCTGAACCGACCAATGATCTGCTTGGCTGCACTCAGATAGGCTTTCATCTGAGAGTCCCGAGCTTCGAAGCTTCCCAATATTTGACAAACGACCGGCCGAGAGTCTGAATAAATTTCAACATCCTTTGCACCTAAACACAACATGGCCCTCAACCCGGCCAGGAAGGCCTCATACTTGGCTTCGTTGTTTGAGGCTTTGAATCCTAATCTGTAGGAGTGTTCTAATCGTATGCTTTCcggggtgattatgacaataccagcatcggcccccatagcatttgaAGCGCTGTCTACAAACACTTTCCATGGACAACGCTTCGCATTACATATTATCTTCCCGTCGCTCTTGGGGGTGAATTCTGCAATGAAGTCAGCAAGAACCTGTCCCTTTACCGAGCTTCGCGATCGGTACCTTATGTCGAACAAACCCAAACGAGTTCCCCATTTGGCTATTCAGCCCGTGAAGTCCGATCTCTTTAGCAACGACTGTAGGGGATAGTCGGTGAGGACGAATATCGTATGAGCCTGAAAGTAATGCGGCAACTTCCTCGTGGCGTGTACTAGTGCCAAAACTAGCTTCTCAAGGGGAAGGTATCTCGTCTCGGCATCTACTAAGGTTTTGCTGATGTAATACACTGGCTACTGTACTCCTTGGTCTTTTAGTAACACAACACTCACGGCATGGTCAGACACAGagaggtacataaacaaatcctcCCCGGACTCTGGGGCTGTTAACATGGGTGCTTTTACGAAGTACTCCTTCAGTTCTCGAAAGGCCTTATCGCATTCCTCGTCCTAatgaaaccccttccacttcttcagaagCTGATAAAACGATCTGTAGCGATCCGCGAATTTGGAGATGAATCGGTTTAGGGCGGCTAACATCCCGGTTAGCACctgtacttccttcggattGCTCGGTGGTGTGAGGAGATTCACGGTGTTTATCTGGTCGGGATTGGCTTCTATCCCCCGAGTAGAAATCAGATAACCTAAGAACTTTCCAGCCCCCACACCGAAAGTACACTTCTTGGCGTTCAAGCGCAGCTTGTGCTTCCGGAGTATCTCAAATACTCCCCGGAGGTCTTTCGTGTGTTGCGACTCCCTTTtgctctttaccaccatgtcgttAATGTATACTTCCACCGTGCACCCAATTTTCTCTCGGAACATCCTCGTCATCATCCGCTAGTATGTGGCATCGGCGTTCTTCAACccaaacggcatgacctcgtagtgatagttAGCACTCGGGGAAATAAATGCTATATTTTCTCGGTCCTCGGAAaccaaggcaatctggtggtacCCCTGAaaagcatccaagaagctcatcaTCGGGTGTCTATACGTGGCGTCCACTAgttggtcaatcttgggcattggGAACGGATCCTTGGGGTATGCTCtattcaagtctgtgaaatccacacaaactctccattaccattcttcttcttcaccaccaccgtgtttgccaaccacCTCGGGAAGTATATTTGCGTTATTGCCCCTGCTTCCTTTAGCCTTTGGACTTCCAAGTTCATCGCATCAACATGCTCCTTCGTTGATCTCCTCGGTTTCTGCTTTTTCGGGGGGAATGATGGGTCCACATTAAGCTTATGGACAATGAACTCAGGATCTACGTTGGGCACTTCGTACGGACTCCAAGCAAAAACATCCATGTTCtgtaaaagaaacaacaacatTTCTGCCTTTTTTTGGTTGTTCATACTCGTGCCTATTTGAAAATACCTGTCTTCGTCCAGAAAAATTCTGACCTTCAGAACCTCCTCGGAAACGTCCGCCCCCGTTTCCCCTCGGGGCTTCTGTGATTGCTATAAAGGCTCTTTTTCGGTCTCTTTCGTTTACCCGAGCTGTTCGTTCTTCCATCTGACCGCGGCGACCAGACACTGCCTAGCCACTTGTTGGTTTCCTCGCACCACGGCGACTCCATACTCGGTGGGAAATTTCACTTTCACGTGTAGGGTGGACGGAACGGCCTTCATTGCGTGgatccacggccttcccagtATTGCAGTGTACGGTGAAAATGACTGGACTACTATGAAGGTCACTATTACTTCCTTGCCTTCCATATCCACCGAGAGAGAAATTTGCCCTTCGGGAACCACGACCCTTCCATCAAATGAGACCAATGGCGTGTCATATTTCGCTAAATCCTGACTCTTCAATCCGAGCCCTTCGAACAGGTCTAGGTACATCATGTCGGCCCCGCTTCCTTGGTCTATCATCACTCTTTTTACCAAGAACCCGCTTATCCGAGCTGTTACTACCAACGCATCATCATGAGGTTGGATCATCCCCTGTAAGTCTTCTTCCCCAAAAGAGATGGTTAGCCGACCAACTTTCATCCTCTTCTCGGGTGGTTCTCCTTCTGTGCAAGCCACTGTCAGTACCCCTTTTGCTGCCGCCGTACCTCTCGGGACAGCGTGGATGACTTCGATCACTCCCAGCGGTGGCGGGAGGGGATTCCTTCTCTGTTGAACATCGTGGCCGGAATTTTGGTCAACGGAGTCCACTACAAACTCTTTCAGATACCCCGCTTTTGCTAACTgcccgagatgatcttttagtACCTGACACTGCTCGGTGATGTGCCCTTTGTCCCTATGGTATGTGCAATACAAGTTctggttcctccgagatgggtcaccccccattttgttcggccactTGAAGAATGATTCGTTCTTGATCCGATCTAGAATTTTATGCACAGGCTCTTTGAACGCCACATTAACTTCCTCAATTTGCACCTCTGGTTCTTGCATCCTGAAATCTTTTTTCGGTCTTGTCGGGGCAAAGCCCTGCCGAGATCTCCCGAGCAACGGGGCTTTCCCCTTATTTTGTAGCCGATCATCTTCTAGGCGTTTATACTCCTCAATGTGCCTCATAAGCTGCCTTATATCCTCGGGAGGTCTTTTTGTCAACGATtcccgtaattcagaatctTCAGGGAGCCCCATCTTGAAGGTGCTTGCTGCTATCTTCTCATTTCTTCCATCgatctcgttgtagagttcctAGTACCGGCTGGTGTAATTCCGAAGGTTTTCCCCGACCCTCATCTTTATGGAAAGTAGTGCATCCATCGGCTGCATGTCACGAATCTACTGTCGaattcttgaatcagctcgACAAAGCTACGAATGGAGCCTTTTCGTAACccgttgaaccatctcagggCCGTGGAACCGAGACTGGAggggaataccttacacattaaggcatcattgtgtgcatgcaaGGATATCATGTGGATATAATGACTGACATGCTCCACAAGGTCCATCTTCCCGTCGTAGGAATTGAATGGTGGTCTTGTAAATCTActcggcataggggcccgttcaatttcgTCTGAGAATGGTGACCGAGTAGCCCTTCATAGGGCTTGGCTCATGACGTCCATGGCAGCACTGTGGGGTCGCCGTTCCTCTGGCGAATCAGACCCTCGGTCCCCGTATTCATACGAACGCAAACGGTCCCGGCAGTGACATGTCTCTCGGGAATGTGAGTGATTCCTTCGCCGGTGTAATTCTTGAGAGGGTGATCGGTTTTGGAATCGTCGCGTACCGGATTGGCTAGAGCTCTCTTTGTGCCGATCTCCCGTGCTATCATTTCTCCTTTGCCGGTCCCTTTCTTGGTGCCGACCCCTTGCATCTAGCTCTAGATTCATCACCAGTTTGCGTAACTGCTCCAGCTCTTGGTCTCTGTCATCGTACTGCCTGTGTCCCGAGACGCCGAACACCATTCGGCGGGTCTGATCTGACCCTTCTCCCAGGCCagactcttcttctcctcgtAGGCGCTCCTTATCCTCACGCCTTTTCTGTCTTCATTCCCGCCATGTGGACCCTCGAGAAGATCCCACGGAACCGCTCTCAGCACGCCCTCCCGAATGACGTTCGGACATTTCCCTTatttgagtctcagtcgaaccacagtTTTGTAGTagggccccacggtgggcgccaattatGCAAACCCAAAACAAGACTGTTGGGCTCAACCTcctttgggctcacaatttatttgtaaggtgGGCCTcaagatttcctactttgggtcgttctcggcacagaAACTCAAGGTAGTATTCCTCCCTCTCTAAATGACTGTTTTCACTTCTCTCCTTCTGAACCCCTTCATCTTTCCcaacttctgctatttatagcttaggttagtggggagataaTGATTACTGCCATCGCTAGtgcaattgaaggtccaatattatctgtttTAAGTGGgagtttaggtgagagtgggatGCAACAATTATGGTCTTGGAATTTGATTCTAGTTCAGGCGAATCTACTCCGTAATGGTGTTCCCCGAGCATCATATGACTTGCCTGGACAGGGTTTATATGATTGTTCGGGAGGTACCATGCCGAGCGCATCTCTGGATCCGAGGCCCAAAACTCGTTTTTTATGaaggcagtttcaagaaggATTTAGAGCGATGGGGCCGTTCCATTGGGCCTGAGCCCAGGGCCCATATGGGTCTTGGAATCAAGGTGCCGTACAGATATTAATGGTGAGCCaagatgaaaattaataaaaatttactcaAAAAGTAGTAGGCCATATGAAAATTAGTAAGAATTTGCCGaaatagtttgaaaaaatattgtaaaatattcAGTGTGACTACTGTAGCATTACAACAAATTAAGGGCCGGGAAATAGCTTGATGTTCCTAATCCTAACCATGATTACCGGATGAAGGTTCAAGGAAAATGACACTTGTTTAATGTTTATTCAGTAGTCGCCACAATATATTTCCTTATTAATTTGGCCGGCTTCTAGAATTTAGTAGAACTTCAGATAAGCAGAACTCTGCGATATTTCATATTTCTtaacttttcaatttcttttaagGTGAAATTGAGCAATATATAAGTCCATAACCTATATTCTTCTGCATTCTATGTATGATATTTATAATATCTTAGTTCACGTTTCAATTCCATGTAAGAAGGTAGAATTAAACAATTTATGGGCTACTATAATAATTATCACACTGTAATTTGGACCTATGTCACtatgtgtatataataaaatttttaaagcaTCAGACCGCCTTTAAATATTGAGCTTTTGattgtcaatatatatatagagcatttaaaaaatatttatatgataatttgtttgcaaatattaaaattcttgttttctATATCTCACAATGgattacaaaaattgaaattttatagtACGTACATATCTCTGACATAATCAACAATTTAACCAACTGTTAGAAGtattggttaaataattaaattcatcatattttaatagtttaaatttttggaaCAATCGATAATTTAACATAGTATCAGAATATGAGATCCTAAGTTCGATCATTGTCTtctccactctacctcccatttaaattcCCACGTATTGAGTCTCACCTATCGAAAAGTAGTTTTGGTCCACATGTAAAGGAGAATGTTAGAAGTATTAGTTATATGATTAAATTCTCCATATCCCAATAGCTTTAAGTTTTGGGACACTTaagatatttttttctcattgtaAGATATTTAGAGGTGAGTTTGGATTACACTTGTAttttagtttattgtttatgtctatatatatatatatatatatatatattaaagcatttttttagAGTATAATTGAtacatttgtttattttcaacaaataagcaaaaaattTGTTGGCAAAAAAACTAGTCTAAACATACGATTACTAGAACAATTTGTAGGGTGTACAAAGGACTGGATGGCAGCAAAAAGCTTTATTCCAATAGTTTCAGAAATAGACCAAACAAAAAGCTTATGGGTCCATTAGCTAGACGTCATTCATGATATCATGAAGATATTCTCGATTCCTCGTTGGTTCTGAGTGGTGTTTTCGGCCACTAGCAATATTGAAACATATATCAATATGTAGATCGAGGTTAGGTCTTTATCAGAATTTAGAAACATGCACCACCTTCTAGCAAAATTTGACCCTCAGTATAACCTTGTTTACGAATGCACGCAGGATACTACTCCCTCTGttccactttgtttgtcctgtttgaaaagtcaaacattttaagggaacatcatttattgtcttgtctgccttataaaaatgtataagtttacaaaactacccttgataaataaatttattagctttttttaaaaggagttattcttaatgaggcttaggggtataataggaacattagtaaactaataatttttatttttagaaacatgacaatattttgggacatcccaaaatggaatagaggacaaacaaagtgggacggagggagtatttaTTACcaaatgtttttaatttctaattacATGGAACAAATGTCAAGTGATCAATGCACAGTTTCTTTGATTTAATTACTTCCGCTGAATTAATCAATCTGCTACATGCAGATCGACCTATCCAACATAGTGTACTCGTAATAAATAATACTTACGAGTTACGATCAAGTTGTatactattatttttaattttaaccagtttgaagtttgaactatGTCCTCGacattttcttacaaaattttcaacccctagtttcaaattttgtagaGAATCAACCTAGCTAGTTTTGTCATGttcaagagggagagagagagagagagaatgatttCTGGCtcctagaaaaacaaaaacaaaaacaaagactgAACAAATTTAGACACGGTTGTATTTTTCATTCTCAACCTGAAAAAGAAGGGTTCAACATGGAATGAGAAGGGTTCAATATTATGTGTCTAAATTAACCATAGAATGAGAGAAAACCACTCAGTGTGCAGCTGGTGTCCATTAGATCAAGGTTACAATAATTAGGGCAACCATACTACTTATTTTATACTTATTAGAATAATAATTCGCATCATTGGCCGAGCTATGTAGAGGTGAGCAATTTCAAGCTTGAAGTTGTAAAACTAATACTCAATCCATCACAGAGAACTTCCTCGATGATTACAAGGAAACTCAACATTTATTTTACTCATCAGTATTGAGTTTACATTTTAAGTAAACTCTTTACTGGATACAACTTTTAGTCAACCATAACACGGTTGATTTGATTAAGCCGCACTTTGTCACTACCATACGCGTTAAAGGTGTCATTAATGACCTCACGCACACAAAGGAAAACTCTGGAAACATTGCATTGCGCTGCCTAACACATTAAAAATTGCATgcaatatttattattattaattttacatatGCAATAAAGTTATATAAtgtttgttaaatatattagcaaCGCGAACACAAAGGTTACATAGTTCAGCTTCGTCGGCTTACATCCATGGAGCCCTTAAAggttacatctttattatgtaagaGTGTAGTATAAAACTTATGTTACAATAAACCCTAACATGATTATATATAAACaactaaaccctaaactactagtacaagtaggaatGGGCTTGTACCTATTACATTGGGTTAGTATGTcaaatatatctctaacaatgttgagaaaaaaattaatataaacaattataagaaatataacATGATTTTGACTTGTGTTAGGACAGTTCACCTACATGACAAGTCTTTATAACATGATGTATCTATAAATTCTcctaattattttgtttattgataTTTACAAGGCTTTATAAACTTCCAATATATATGTGAGAATTCttaaaatccaaacccacatCACAATCTACACCACCTAAAATTTACTGTGTTTGAGACatgttatttttcttctttgacatTATAATatgaagtttttatttattattttttaaagttattgtCATAAATGTGTGAggatattttatattatttaagaaaGTGAACATGTATCTAGGGATAGAGCCAAGACTTCAAACGAgggaaaagggggggggggggggggtatttgGGGGGCAAAAAATGTTCTTGAAAAAAGAAACTAGCATTGATTTGGTATTAACAAAATAATGACTTGCAAACTTTATTACATAAGCATAAACTATCTCatcttcaatttaaaaaaaaaaattgacatttcatttattatgttgtttagATAGTGCTAATCATATTCTTtgccacatcaatttgtaagatttttgtagtaaaacttgtagtcattctagcattttccttaacaatatatcaaacacaatttttttttttaaataaagtaagatatttttattgcaaagcaaaaagaagaataagttattttgtgtgtgatattttgtttaggaaaatgttagaggtattataaattttactaaaataattttacttttttttttttttttttgataagaagagcgtaacttttttaattagaaGATAAGTACATTACATCTTAAATCAAAGCCGattcaataattttacaaattgatagtATATAATCTTAGAGAATTTTTACAAGTTAAGGTAACTATCATActccctaatatatatatatatatatatatatatttatttacaattttaggTAATTGCTACGTCTCTGACCATATCATGCATTCTTTTAAgactaaaatacaaaattcatCTTCTATGtttcactaaaatttatttcaaacctctaaattttaagtttattcaattaagacttttccatcaacttttgttatatgttgtggctaattttccaattttttaaattcttctttaaatttttttaaatataaaaaattcaattaatgattgaaaagtgttttccaaattttttttcaaaaagttttaacaaaagttgaagaaaatgtcttaattgaataaatctgaaacttaatagactgaaatgaacaaaagcaaaGTTAAAAGATTGAAATGAATTCAAAAGAAACTTAGAGAATGAGTTTTACATTTTAACCTTCTTTTAATAATGGTATAAATGAATTTCTCAATTTCTCCAGAGTTTAGTTTGTCCATTTGTGTGCTTGAGCTAATTAATGAGTTGTCCATCTTTTTACATAAAGCAAACAGTACTGAAATAAATGGGAGCAGTGTATATTAATATACTTCAAACACCCAAATTcgaatgaatattttaataagcATACAAGTAGAGGCTCTAATTGAAACCCTGAAATCATATGGTCATTAGCCGCGCACACAAAGTGGTAAGGTATTCTCTTATTCCATGGTTAATTTTAGACAATTGTTGAAGCCTTCTGTTTTTCAACATTTTGCTTAAGGAAGacgaaagagagaaaattaaacAACTTAGACAGGcacatgatatgatatgatgatCAAGTCTTTCAGGTTGAGAATGAAAGAAACAACCGCATCTCAAGTCTTTGTTTGGGGTTTTCTAGGAGCGAGAAAGAATTcgctttgtctctctctttcgaACATGTCAAAACTAGGTTGAATTTCTCTatatgttagagatatattagcccattagtataGGCCCAAACTTATCTCTTAcactataaaatttaaaacaaggGGTTGAAGCTTTGAATGAAAATGTCAAAACGACAAAGTTCAAACTGATTAAAACTATTTATTAGTAAACAacttggtaattttttttttttatattttttatattttgttttgttaaggGCATTAAAAGAAACTACTAAACAACACCATTACGAGTACGCATTGTCACATAGGTTGATCTGCATCATTTCACATTTATTCCATGTAATTCAATATTAAACACAGTTGCGGCATATTtacatacacataaataattatttgaaatagTGAGCATTCACAttctttatcttcaaattattttattttgctatttcaaaagttattttatcaattatgctATACAATTTAACattctaacttttattttcctaaacaacgcattaaaataatatattcacatAAATATACCacacaacttttattttcctagaGAATGAAAGAGACGcaaagagtgaaagagagaaagataaaaataaaatatattaaaaacttATACCATTTTGCTACAGTATCATTATAAATGTATGAGGagcattattataaaaaattttaccattAAAAGACCAGGTACTGggcttattttatattttaatgctAAGCCAATGCTAAATCACAAATTTTAAGTAGTTTCAGTTACCTTTTTAACAACACGTGTATAACGACAACGTGTTTTTGTCCTCAAATTCAATTATGCTAGAAGGTGGTGTTAGTATCTGAAATAGACTAACCTCGTTTAGGTTTCAATATTGCCAGTGGCCGAAAAAGGTCACTCAGAAGTCAAAACTCAGAGTCAAGAATCAagaatattttatgaattatgatatcatGAATGACGTCTTAGGCTACACACGCTCTGTCTATGTGGTTCACAGTTCACACATATATTTTCCCCTGGTCGGCTCATTTAGTGGACCCATACGCTTTTGTTTGGCCTATTTCCACCATGTTTTTAATTATGGAAAGAATTGGTTACTTATAAGAGGCCTTCCTTGAAGCTTTTAGCTGCCGTCTCAGACCTTTGTAGACCCCGCAAATTGTTCAAGTAGGTGTATGTTTAGATTGggatatttgtcaaaatttagttggcgtattttttgaaaattaacaaatgtacaattatacttttaaaaaaataaagctttAAAAAgctatgtataaaaaaataaactaaaaaaaaaaatatttaatccaAACACTCCACAAATTTCCTACAAGGAGAACTTCATGGGTGTAGTACTGTTGAGTGTTGATTATATAAGAGATATGTAATAGAATTGAATCTCTCTATTTGCCAAGTAATATTCGATAGTCTGATATGTCATGGTTTCTACTACTATGTACTTTCCTAACCATAATACATGATGTTTATCATCTTTGACTTGACAAGTGGCGCTATTTGGCCTAGGGAGTTCATACTTCATAATACTACATTTTCAGAAACAAAATTAGAATGTGGAAATTAGGAaccaattattttcttcttcctcctcctttCAATCATAGCTAACTTTGATAAGGAGACACACTCGGCTCCTTTCACATAAAAGTCATTTTCAAGCTAATTATGCTAAAAAATTGAGCACCACTATTTTAAATTGAAGATGAGATAGTTTATGCTTATGTAATAAAGTTTGCAAGTCATTATTTTGTTAATATCAAATCAATGCTAGTTTCTTTTTTCAAGAACATTTTTTTGCCCCCCAAAtaccctcccccccccccccccccttttcccTCGTTTGAAGTCTTGGCTCTATCCCTAGATACATGTtcacttttttaaataatataaaatatccTCACACATTTATGACAATaactttacaaaataataaataaaaacttcatATTATAatgtcaaagaagaaaaataacatGTCTCAAACACAGTAAATTTTAGGtgacatttaaaatttaaaacataatacAAACTAAATTATAACTAAAAGCAGTTATAATAGTAACTTCTCACATTCTccacttttttagtttttgcacTAAAAGAACTACTTATAGCTAGGGGCCAGAAGGGGCAATTGTTCCCCTACTCCACCAAAAATCCCTTGTGTACTTACATGTGATGAAAAGTTACTTAAATATTTTAACTtgtaatggaaaaaaaaaaattacttaggTATTTTGCCTCACtgacttaggaaaaaaaatccccatTTTAGAAACCAAAATCTTACACttagaagaaaagagagagagactcttgaaaatataaaatgcaatTGAAATCATGACTTCAAGTCATGTAttacaatttcaaaatgaaaaaaaaaatgtaatttaaattatgtatgaaaaaatatattatattttacatttatattatattttgtatgacAATTACATTAATTTACAATTACTTATTTAGTTTGCAATTAATATTAgttaacatttttcaaattaattttgcttttaatatTTACGTTCTCTAAATTGAACTCCTGGTTCCATCATTAATTGCAActtctcattcttttctttaattttttttttttttaaagttcaataACTACAATGAGAGAAGGAAGATTTGAATTATGAATGtctctattaaaaatatcaGAACATTTCAGTTGAGTTACAATATtctttgcaattctttttttttttttttttggagaaacacaATACTCTTTGCATAAGTACGTATAGTTTGTTCATGTGAATGTCTTATGTGAAAGGACTGGGTCTTTTTACGAAACATtaacaaacaaattttataatttttttaaattttttatttataacaaaCAAATCCTTATTAACTATGTAAAGTGTCAGCCAACTCATCTCTTTCATCTACTTTTGTAATA
Protein-coding regions in this window:
- the LOC115952915 gene encoding uncharacterized protein LOC115952915, producing the protein MGLPEDSELRESLTKRPPEDIRQLMRHIEEYKRLEDDRLQNKGKAPLLGRSRQGFAPTRPKKDFRMQEPEVQIEEVNVAFKEPVHKILDRIKNESFFKWPNKMGGDPSRRNQNLYCTYHRDKGHITEQCQVLKDHLGQLAKAGYLKEFVVDSVDQNSGHDVQQRRNPLPPPLGVIEVIHAVPRGTAAAKGVLTVACTEGEPPEKRMKVGRLTISFGEEDLQGMIQPHDDALVVTARISGFLVKRVMIDQGSGADMMYLDLFEGLGLKSQDLAKYDTPLVSFDGRVVVPEGQISLSVDMEGKEVIVTFIVVQSFSPYTAILGRPWIHAMKAVPSTLHVKVKFPTEYGVAVVRGNQQVARQCLVAAVRWKNEQLG